The Flavobacterium psychrophilum genome includes a region encoding these proteins:
- a CDS encoding oxidoreductase: MENQSEFIRWGIIGCGDVTERKSGPAYQKTEGFALHAVMRRDAEKAKDYAERHNVPKYYADADALINDPEIDAVYIATPPDSHKLYALKVAEAGKPCCIEKPMAPSYQECLDICAAFEAKGLPLFVAYYRRSLPRFLKIKSWIDEGRIGDVRHINWYLSKIPSPVDISGEYNWRTDAKIAAGGYFEDLASHGLDFFTFLFGNVKEVSGTSLNQQGLYSAKDALSASWQHESGVTGTGSWNFGSFERADRVEIIGSKGKIEFAVFEDVPLVLTTADNREELSIEHPENIQLYHVKNMQQHLAGKGQHPSLGRSGAHTNWILDSISGIL, encoded by the coding sequence ATGGAAAACCAATCTGAATTTATACGCTGGGGCATTATAGGCTGTGGCGATGTTACCGAACGCAAAAGCGGACCTGCCTACCAAAAAACCGAAGGTTTTGCGTTACATGCCGTTATGCGCCGCGATGCCGAAAAAGCTAAAGATTATGCAGAAAGACATAACGTACCTAAATACTACGCAGATGCTGATGCGTTAATAAACGATCCTGAAATCGATGCTGTATATATTGCTACGCCACCTGATAGCCATAAGCTATATGCACTAAAAGTAGCCGAAGCAGGTAAGCCTTGCTGTATAGAAAAACCTATGGCGCCATCCTATCAGGAATGCCTTGACATTTGTGCTGCTTTTGAGGCGAAGGGCTTGCCGTTGTTCGTGGCGTATTACCGACGTTCTTTACCACGCTTTCTAAAGATAAAATCATGGATTGATGAAGGCAGGATTGGCGACGTACGACACATAAATTGGTATCTTAGTAAAATACCTTCGCCGGTAGATATCTCGGGAGAATACAATTGGCGTACTGATGCTAAAATTGCTGCGGGGGGCTACTTTGAAGACCTTGCCAGCCATGGGCTGGACTTCTTTACTTTCCTTTTTGGGAATGTAAAAGAAGTATCGGGAACTTCGCTTAACCAGCAGGGATTGTATTCTGCTAAAGATGCCCTTTCGGCATCGTGGCAGCACGAATCGGGTGTAACGGGTACCGGAAGCTGGAATTTTGGAAGTTTTGAAAGAGCCGACAGGGTAGAAATTATTGGCAGTAAGGGTAAAATTGAATTCGCCGTTTTCGAAGATGTACCGCTTGTACTTACAACTGCAGATAACAGGGAGGAACTGAGTATTGAACATCCTGAAAATATACAACTGTACCACGTTAAGAATATGCAGCAACACCTGGCAGGCAAGGGTCAGCATCCGTCATTAGGGCGCAGCGGAGCACATACCAACTGGATACTGGACAGTATTTCCGGGATACTATAG